The Solidesulfovibrio sp. region AAGCCCAAACCACCAAGCCCGGGAATCTTGCCCAACGGGGCTGGCCATCCCCGCAACATCGCGGGAAAAAGGGGATGCGACGGATCGCCGGCCCCGGGCGCCGGCGATCTTCGAAGGCGGCGGGGGGCGAGCCTTGCCAGAATGGACGCGAGCCCGTAAGGAATGACGAACCCTGGTAAAATCATGGGGAAAGGCGCGACGACGACGATTCACGGATCCGTGGAAGGACAACATGCGCGACAGGACAAGCATCGATATTCCGGCGGGGCTGGAGGAAGAATACTACCAGATCAACCCCGATATCCTGCAAAGCTTCAGCAAGTTTCGTCCGCCGCTCAATATCTACCGCTTCCTGGAACCGGTCAGCCGCATCGCCCAGTATTATAAGGTTGGGGAGCGCCTCTCCAAGGAACAGACCCAGGAATTGGCGGAACTCGTGGCCCAGGGGGTCATCTTCGTCTCCCGGGCCGATCATGCCGTCTACGTCAAGCACATCAGCTACCAGCTCGACCTGGTCCTGCTCGACAAGCACCTGACCGAACCCGAGATCGCCGACATTTTCCAGATCGCGCTCACCCGGCGCATGGAGGCGTTTTTCGACCAGCCGGTGCGCCTGGTCTACGACAAGGTGCGCGAGGACGCGCTGGTCCTGACCGAATACGTCTGGGAGGACTTCCACCGGTCCAAGGCCCTGTCGAAGCGGCTGCACGGCGTGCATTCCCTGGCGGGCCACGCCGTCAACTGCGCCCTGACCGGCCTGCATCTGTATCTCAGCGGCCT contains the following coding sequences:
- a CDS encoding HD domain-containing phosphohydrolase codes for the protein MRDRTSIDIPAGLEEEYYQINPDILQSFSKFRPPLNIYRFLEPVSRIAQYYKVGERLSKEQTQELAELVAQGVIFVSRADHAVYVKHISYQLDLVLLDKHLTEPEIADIFQIALTRRMEAFFDQPVRLVYDKVREDALVLTEYVWEDFHRSKALSKRLHGVHSLAGHAVNCALTGLHLYLSGLPETLRNAKNARTSLDRLVLGLLLHDLGMTRVPGIIRDKTKPLLPEEMQKIRGHTMAGYEMLARLDIKFPEMERCVSEHHERLDGSGYPQKLTIGNISETGLLAGVVDSYCAMLTKRIYAEAMEPLVAAKKLLDDNRRYPADLVKRLVGALAGK